The following proteins are encoded in a genomic region of Chroicocephalus ridibundus chromosome 29, bChrRid1.1, whole genome shotgun sequence:
- the UBL5 gene encoding ubiquitin-like protein 5 yields the protein MIEVVCNDRLGKKVRVKCNTEDSIRDLKKLIAAQTGTRWDKIVLKKWYTIFKDHVTLGDYEIHDGMNLELYYQ from the exons ATGATCGAAGTCGTCTGCAACGACCGTCTGGGTAAAAAAGTGCGGGTAAAATGCAA CACCGAGGATTCCATCCGCGACCTGAAGAAGTTGATCGCGGCACAGACCGGGACCCGTTGGGATAAAATTGTGCTCAAGAAGTG GTACACCATCTTTAAGGATCACGTCACGCTGGGCGACT ATGAGATCCACGACGGGATGAACCTGGAGCTCTACTACCAGTAG
- the PIN1 gene encoding peptidyl-prolyl cis-trans isomerase NIMA-interacting 1: MAEEEKLPAGWEKRMSRSSGRVYYFNHITNASQWERPSGSGKNGQGEPSKVRCSHLLVKHNQSRRPSSWRQEKITRTKDEALELINGYIQKIKSGEEDFESLASQFSDCSSAKAGGDLGAFGRGQMQKPFEDASFALRAGEMSGPVFTESGIHIILRTE, translated from the exons ATggcggaggaggagaagctgcccGCGGGCTGGGAGAAGCGCATGAGCCGCAGCTCCG GCCGTGTGTATTACTTCAACCACATCACGAATGCCAGTCAGTGGGAACGGCCCAGCGGCAGCGGGAAGAACGGCCAAGGGGAGCCAAGCAAAGTGCGATGTTCACATCTCTTGGTGAAACACAACCAGTCCAGAAGGCCCTCGTCGTGGAGGCAGGAAAAGATCACGCGGACCAAAGATGAGGCACTGGAGCTTATAAATG GCTACATCCAGAAGATAAAATCGGGAGAAGAGGATTTTGAATCTCTGGCTTCCCAGTTTAGCGACTGCAGCTCGGCAAAAGCGGGCGGCGATTTGGGTGCGTTCGGGAGAG GTCAGATGCAGAAACCTTTTGAAGACGCCTCATTTGCGCTGAGGGCTGGCGAGATGAGCGGACCAGTTTTCACAGAATCAGGGATCCACATCATCCTCCGCACAGAGTGA